In a genomic window of Phragmites australis chromosome 14, lpPhrAust1.1, whole genome shotgun sequence:
- the LOC133890852 gene encoding CBL-interacting protein kinase 2, with protein sequence MTEHKGNVLMQRYEMGKLLGQGTFAKVYHARNTETSESVAIKVIDKDKVMKVGLIDQIKREISVMKLVRHPNIVQLYEVMATKTKIYFVLEHVRGGELFNKVQRGRLKEDAARKYFQQLICAVDFCHSRGVYHRDLKPENLLLDENSNLKVSDFGLSALAECKRQDGLLHTTCGTPAYVAPEVINRKGYDGAKADIWSCGVILFVLLAGYLPFHDKNLMNMYKKIGKAEFKCPRWFSTDVRRLLLRILEPNPSTRISMEQIMENPWFRKGLDAKLLSHHLQTKDAPPVDMNANLDFLSTDVITESKQQEARKPTNLNAFDIISLSTGLDLSGMFEESDKRESKFTSTSTASTIVSKIEDIAKSLRLKLTKKDGGLFKMEGSKLGRKGVMGIDAEIFEVTPNFHLVELKKTNGDTLEYQKVLNQEMRPALKDIVWAWQGEQPKQQQQQSY encoded by the coding sequence ATGACCGAGCACAAAGGAAATGTTTTGATGCAAAGGTATGAGATGGGGAAATTGCTTGGGCAAGGGACTTTTGCCAAGGTTTATCATGCTCGTAACACTGAGACTTCAGAAAGTGTTGCAATCAAGGTGATTGACAAGGATAAGGTTATGAAAGTTGGGCTCATCGATCAGATCAAGCGAGAGATTTCTGTGATGAAGTTGGTGAGGCATCCAAATATTGTGCAGTTATATGAGGTCATGGCTACCAAAACCAAGATATACTTTGTGTTGGAGCATGTGAGAGGCGGAGAGTTGTTCAACAAAGTTCAGCGAGGAAGGCTCAAGGAAGATGCTGCTCGAAAGTACTTCCAACAGCTGATTTGCGCGGTGGACTTCTGCCACAGCAGGGGTGTTTACCACCGTGATTTGAAGCCAGAAAATCTTCTTCTTGATGAGAATAGCAATTTGAAGGTTTCAGATTTCGGTCTAAGCGCACTTGCTGAATGCAAAAGACAAGATGGCCTGCTCCACACAACCTGTGGCACACCTGCTTATGTTGCTCCAGAAGTGATCAATAGAAAAGGTTATGATGGTGCAAAGGCTGACATATGGTCTTGTGGGGTGATCCTCTTTGTGCTATTGGCTGGATATCTCCCGTTCCATGATAAAAATTTGATGAATATGTACAAGAAGATTGGGAAAGCAGAATTCAAATGTCCGAGATGGTTTTCTACAGATGTTCGAAGGCTTTTGCTGCGGATTCTTGAACCTAACCCAAGTACAAGGATCTCAATGGAACAAATCATGGAGAATCCATGGTTTAGGAAAGGTCTAGATGCAAAGCTACTCAGCCATCATTTACAAACAAAGGACGCTCCTCCCGTGGACATGAATGCAAATTTGGATTTCTTGAGTACCGACGTAATAACAGAGAGCAAGCAACAAGAGGCAAGGAAGCCCACCAACTTGAATGCATTTGATATAATTTCTCTAtcaactggattggacctctcCGGTATGTTTGAAGAATCTGACAAGAGAGAGTCCAAATTCACGTCCACCAGCACAGCCTCGACGATCGTATCGAAGATTGAGGATATTGCGAAAAGCTTGCGGTTGAAGCTCACAAAGAAGGATGGTGGTTTGTTTAAGATGGAAGGTTCCAAGCTTGGAAGGAAAGGGGTGATGGGTATTGATGCTGAGATATTCGAGGTTACCCCGAACTTCCATCTTGTGGAGTTAAAGAAGACAAATGGTGATACTCTGGAGTACCAGAAGGTATTGAACCAAGAGATGAGGCCAGCGCTGAAGGACATAGTATGGGCTTGGCAAGGCGAGCAACCcaagcagcaacagcagcagtccTATTAA